A portion of the Meriones unguiculatus strain TT.TT164.6M chromosome 14, Bangor_MerUng_6.1, whole genome shotgun sequence genome contains these proteins:
- the Mrps11 gene encoding LOW QUALITY PROTEIN: small ribosomal subunit protein uS11m (The sequence of the model RefSeq protein was modified relative to this genomic sequence to represent the inferred CDS: deleted 1 base in 1 codon), whose product MASEVLGWTWDDQACGLCPAQSIHTGAPRLEDAAAKQKIEKEAAPSRFSIYPPAPGQESSLQWAGMKFEEVPIAHIKATYNNTHIQVVSAANTSLVRTSCGTEGFRNAKKGTGIAAQTAGLAAAAKATGKGVTHIRVVVKGMGPGRWSAIKGLTMGGLEVISITDNTPVPHNGCRPRKARRV is encoded by the exons ATGGCTTCTGAGGTCCTGGGCTGGACCTGGGATGACCAG GCGTGTGGCCTTTGC CCAGCTCAGAGTATCCACACCGGAGCTCCAAGGTTAGAAGATGCAGCTGCCAAGCAGAAAATTGAAAAGGAAGCGGCTCCAAGTCGCTTCAG CATTTACCCTCCAGCTCCAGGACAGGAAAGCTCTCTGCAATGGGCAGGGATGAAATTTGAGGAGGTCCCAATTGCACACATCAAAGCAACCTACAACAA CACACACATCCAGGTAGTCTCTGCCGCTAACACATCCCTGGTCCGTACCTCCTGTGGCACAGAAGGCTTTCGCAATGCCAAGAAGGGCACTGGCATCGCAGCACAGACAGCAGGCCTAGCTGCAGCAGCA AAAGCCACAGGAAAGGGAGTGACCCACATCAGAGTTGTAGTGAAAGGCATGGGACCAGGACGCTGG TCTGCCATTAAAGGACTGACCATGGGGGGTCTGGAAGTGATCTCAATCACAGACAACACCCCTGTTCCACACAACGGTTGCCGACCACGGAAAGCACGAAGGGTGTGA